GGCGAGGCGTGCGGGCAGCTGTGGTCCGAGACCAACCTAGACGACAGCTCGCTGACGGTGACGACCCAGCTCGTGCAGGACGGCTGGGAGGTCGAGGAGTCCGACCCCAAGACCGACGGGAGCTTCCGGACCGTGGCGCTCGACGACGACACGGTGGCCGTCCTCCGGCGTCACCGCGAGCAGCAGCGGAAGGAACGGGCTGACTGGGGACCGGCCTGGAAGGACACCGGCCGGGTCTTCACCAACGAGGACGGCTCCTGGCTCCACCCCAGGAAGGTCACCGAGATGTTCGCGCGACTGATCACCGCGTCCGGGCTGCCGCCGATCCGCCTGCACGACCTCCGCCACGGCGCGGCGACGCTCGCCCTCGCCGGCGGGGTGGACATGAAGGTGGTGTCCGAGATGCTCGGCCACTCCTCCATCAAGATCACGTCTGCCCGAGATCGCCAAGGGCGCGGCCGAGGCCGCCGCGCGGCTCGTCCCCCTCCAGCGGAAGACCGAGGCCGAGGCCCGCACCAAGGCCGCGGCCGAAGCCGAGAAGGCCGAGCGGAAGGCCGCGAAGAGGAAGGCGAAGACCAAGGCCAAGAAGACCAAGGTCTGACCGGAGATCGACACCGGCGCTCACGCATCGCTCACTCAGGCGATCCCGTAGCGCCCCGCCGAAGCCTGCCCGCACGCCCGGAAACAGCAAAAGGCCCAGGTCAGCGGCTATCTGACCTGGGCCTTCTCTGAGCCGCCTATGGGATTCGAACCCATGACCTACGCATTACGAGCGCGAAGGTGGCGTCCAGGGCCACCCAGTACAGCGCCTCGTCCAGCTCCCGGGTGGTGCGGTGCTGGAGCTCGCGGCCGCGCTCGGTCACGATCCAGAGGACCTCGCCGTCGCGGACCTCGATGTGCGGGTAGCCGGGCGCGCCGCTCGCCCGACCGGCCCACCGCGCCGGGGAGAAACGGCACCCCCGCCGCGCGACGGCACCGCCCCGGTGATGAACTGGGACGGTGAGCAACGACCAGCAGACCGCCGAACCGCCGCTCCCCGGGACGGCCGTCGACCGCCGCCCCGCGCCGGACGTCCGCTGCCGCCGCTGCCACCGCCCCCTGCGCGCCCCGGAGTCCCGGTGGGAGAAACTCGGCCGCCACTGCGCCGACGCCCCCGACCGCACCCGCGTCTACACCATCGACCAGGACTGCCTGCCCGGCACCTGACGTCCCCTCCGATCCGGCCGTCCGATCCACCACCGCGGGCCTCCACCGGCCTCCACCGGCCGAGTCCTGTCGGCCCCCGGGAGGCTGGAGCTCACACCGTCGAGCCCGGCCCGTAACAGGACCCTTCGGCAAGCGAATTGACGGCCAGGACGTCGGCCGATCCGCAGTCGGGGCCGGTGGTCGGGTGCAGGGGCGGCCCGTCGAAGCCGGCGCGGCGCCGACGGTCGGTCAGGGCGCCCTCGTGCACGGCGCGGTGGACGGCCCGGGCCAGCCGCGAGCCCCAGTGCGAGCGTGGGCCGCCGAACGGCTCGGCCGGCTGCCCGGCGGTGGGGGTGCGGACGGCGATGCAGACCGCGTCGGACGGGGTGCCGGAGCAGTCGTGGCCCGCGTCCAGCAGCGCCTGCACCTTCGCCTCGGTGGCGGTGGCCAGCAGGTTGACCAGTCCGGCGTCCGCGACCGGCGCGGGGACCACCGCCAGGACGTTGATGGTCCCCGGCGTGTACGGCGCGAGCGGCACCTCGGGGGCGGCGGCCCAGGTCGGGACGCCGATGCCGGTGGTGACCAGCGCGGTGACGCCGCCGTCCTGCGCGGAGGTGCAGGCGTCCACCTCGGCGGCCGTCATCAGACCCACGCCCGGGCCCACCAGGTCCTGCGCGGCGGCGAGTTCGCGCAGGTGCGCCTCCGGGTCCATCCGGCCGTACCCGGCCCGGACCTGCGCGTTGAGCACCCAGTGGCGCTCGCCCAGGCCGCCGCCGAGCACGCCGGAGCTGACCATCCGCCAGCCGGGACCGGCCCGCCACACCAGCAGGTGCCGGCACGCGCCGTCCTCGATCCGCCCGGCCCGCTGCACCGTCACCACCGTCCCCGGCAGCCCGCCCACGCCCGTCACCTCCGCCGCCACGATCTTCGCCGAGCCACCCAATCACACCGTGCGGAGCGGGATTCGCCCCGGCCCGCGCCGATGCGGCAGAGTGTTCGCCATGACGCCGCAGCCCCCAGCGCCCGCCCCCGCCTCCCGCGCCCCGGCGGCCGGAACGCGCCGCCGGCCGGTGCAGCAGCGCAGCCAGGAGCGGTACGAGCGGCTGCTGGACGCCTGCGCGGGGCTGCTGGACGAGGTCGGCACCGCGGGACTGACCACCAAGGAGGTGGCGCTGCGCGCCGAGGTGCCGATCGGCACCCTGTACCAGTTCTTCGCCGGCAAGGAAGGCCTGCTGGCCGCACTCGCCGAACGCAACCTGGCCCGCTTCCTGGACGCCCTGGCCCGCCGGGTCGCCGCCGCCGGCTCGCCCGGGGTCGCCGAGTTCACCGACCTCGCGGTCGAGGAGTTCGTGGCGATGAAGCGCAGCGTCCCCGGCTTCGGCCACCTCGACTTCGGCCTGGTCGACACCGTGCCCGCCGAGGTCGACGAGCTGCACCTGCTGGACGCCGAACTGGACAACAACGCGGCGGTCGCGATCCGGCTGCGCACCATCGGCGGCGAGCTGTTCGCCGCGCCCGGGTACGCGCTGGCGCTGCGGGTCGCGATGGAGTGCGCCGACGCGGTGCTGAAGCTGGCGTTCCGCGCCGACCCGGACGGCGACCCGGCGCTGATCGGCGAGTGCAAGCGACTGGTGCGCAGCTACCTCGCCGAGGCGCCCGCCGCGGGCTGACCGTCGGGCGACACGCCGACCGGTTCCGCCATTGCACCGCCCGGTGGGCCGCCGCACAGTGGAATCAGGAGAGCCGACCAGTCCCACCGGTCCGCAGCAGCAGCCAGCAGCACCAGGAGCACCGATGCAAGCCACAGTGGGAGACCACGTCCACATGTTCAGCAGGTCGGTCGGCATGACCGACCGCAAGGGCGAGATCGTCGAGGTGCGCGGCACCGACGGCGAACCGCCGTACCTGGTCCGTTTCGAGGACGGCCACAGCGGCCTCGTCTACCCCGGCCCCGACTGCATCGTCGAGCACCGTCTCGGCGAGGAGCAGCGCTGATCCCGGGCCACGGCCCGGTGGGAGGAGCAACCGTCCTTGGCCCCGCCCCTGCCGGGCCCACTGGCCCACCTCGCCCCGCTCCTCGACGACTACGGGTACCTCGCCGTCGGGGTGCTGGTGTTCCTCGACAACTGCGTGATCCCGGTGCCCGGCCAGACCATCCTGGTGCTGGCCGCGGTGTACGCGGGCGCGGGGCAGCTCTCACTGCCCGCCCTGCTGGTCGTCGCGGTGCTCGCGGCGATCGCCGGTGACGCGCTCGCGTACGTGATCGGCCGCACCGGCGGCCTGGCCTTCGTGCACCGCTGGGGGCGCTACGTCCGGCTCACTCCGGAGCGGATGGACCGCGCCGAGTCGTTCTTCCGCCGGCGCGGCGGGCTGGTGGTCACCGGCGCCCGGTTCGTCGACGGCCTGCGGCAGACCAACGGCCTGGTGGCGGGCACCACCGAGATGCCGTGGCGGCGGTTCATGGTGGCCAACGCGGTGGGCGCCGTGCTGTGGGCGGGCGTCTGGACGGCGGTCGGCTACTTCGCGGGCAGCAACATCGACACCCTGTACCGCCAGGCCGTCCGCTACCAGGTGCTGCTGTTCGCCGTGGTGGCGGCGCTGGTGCTGGTGCTCGCCGTCCGGGCCTGGCTGCGCCGCCGCCGTCGCCCGCCGAAGGACCCGGCCGCGAAGATCCCGCACCAGGACGACGGCGTCCCCGCACCGGAGCCCGGCCGCCCCGATCCCGGCCGCCCCGATCCCG
The DNA window shown above is from Streptomyces sp. TLI_171 and carries:
- a CDS encoding DUF6011 domain-containing protein, whose amino-acid sequence is MSNDQQTAEPPLPGTAVDRRPAPDVRCRRCHRPLRAPESRWEKLGRHCADAPDRTRVYTIDQDCLPGT
- a CDS encoding adenosylcobinamide amidohydrolase, which encodes MTGVGGLPGTVVTVQRAGRIEDGACRHLLVWRAGPGWRMVSSGVLGGGLGERHWVLNAQVRAGYGRMDPEAHLRELAAAQDLVGPGVGLMTAAEVDACTSAQDGGVTALVTTGIGVPTWAAAPEVPLAPYTPGTINVLAVVPAPVADAGLVNLLATATEAKVQALLDAGHDCSGTPSDAVCIAVRTPTAGQPAEPFGGPRSHWGSRLARAVHRAVHEGALTDRRRRAGFDGPPLHPTTGPDCGSADVLAVNSLAEGSCYGPGSTV
- a CDS encoding TetR/AcrR family transcriptional regulator; the encoded protein is MTPQPPAPAPASRAPAAGTRRRPVQQRSQERYERLLDACAGLLDEVGTAGLTTKEVALRAEVPIGTLYQFFAGKEGLLAALAERNLARFLDALARRVAAAGSPGVAEFTDLAVEEFVAMKRSVPGFGHLDFGLVDTVPAEVDELHLLDAELDNNAAVAIRLRTIGGELFAAPGYALALRVAMECADAVLKLAFRADPDGDPALIGECKRLVRSYLAEAPAAG
- a CDS encoding DUF1918 domain-containing protein, encoding MQATVGDHVHMFSRSVGMTDRKGEIVEVRGTDGEPPYLVRFEDGHSGLVYPGPDCIVEHRLGEEQR
- a CDS encoding DedA family protein — its product is MAPPLPGPLAHLAPLLDDYGYLAVGVLVFLDNCVIPVPGQTILVLAAVYAGAGQLSLPALLVVAVLAAIAGDALAYVIGRTGGLAFVHRWGRYVRLTPERMDRAESFFRRRGGLVVTGARFVDGLRQTNGLVAGTTEMPWRRFMVANAVGAVLWAGVWTAVGYFAGSNIDTLYRQAVRYQVLLFAVVAALVLVLAVRAWLRRRRRPPKDPAAKIPHQDDGVPAPEPGRPDPGRPDPGRPDPGRPDPGRPDENDQR